Proteins from one Mixophyes fleayi isolate aMixFle1 chromosome 9, aMixFle1.hap1, whole genome shotgun sequence genomic window:
- the LOC142101289 gene encoding ficolin-1-like isoform X2, with translation MRSLALTLLWLLLVTTLSNADISSPDVKILGVNDTSKVAVLSGHPGISGSPGEKGDTGTPGEKGQLGDPGELGKVGPSGQKGDQGPKGEPGNQGPLGTKGDTGRGIEGEKGDEGTPCSTDSYAARNCKELRDHGEVFSDWYTIYPVGRTPMTVLCDMHTDGGGWIVFQRRWDGSVDFFRDWKSYKTGFGSLMTEFWLGNDNLHILTSSGTWELRIDLQDFNNTKEFAKYSSFKVLGESEKYKLLLGNFIAGNAGDAMANHRDKLFTTHDQDNDGNKNNCAAGLNGAWWYDSCYKANLNGVYKLPTESNSFHGINWDGGQGMKYYFKYTEMKMRPV, from the exons ATGAGGTCTCTGGCACTCACATTACTCTGGCTGCTTCTGGTGACCACTCTCAGTAATGCTGATATCTCGTCTCCAG ACGTGAAAATTCTGGGAGTGAATGATACAAGTAAGGTTGCCGTCCTGTCGGGACATCCCGGTATTTCCGGGTCTCCGGGAGAAAAAGGAGACACTGGAACACCAGGAGAAAAGG GTCAACTGGGAGACCCAGGGGAGCTGGGAAAAGTGGGACCATCTGGACAAAAAG gaGATCAGGGACCTAAAGGAGAACCTgggaaccaaggaccacttgggACAAAAG GTGACACGGGCCGTGGTATAGAAGGAGAGAAAG GGGATGAAGGAACGCCCTGCTCCACAGATTCTTATG CTGCCAGGAACTGTAAAGAGCTGCGGGATCATGGAGAAGTTTTCAGTGACTGGTACACAATATATCCAGTTGGCAGGACCCCCATGACGGTGCTGTGTGATATGCACACTGACGGAGGAGGCTGGATA GTTTTTCAGAGACGTTGGGACGGTTCAGTTGATTTCTTCCGTGACTGGAAGTCCTACAAGACTGGGTTTGGCAGCCTCATGACGGAGTTCTGGCTGGGGAATGACAATCTTCACATCTTAACGTCATCAG GCACTTGGGAACTGCGGATCGATCTACAGGACTTTAACAACACAAAAGAATTTGCCAAATACTCATCATTCAAAGTCTTGGGGGAATCTGAGAAATATAAGTTATTACTTGGAAACTTTATAGCAGGAAATGCAG GGGACGCCATGGCCAATCACAGAGACAAATTATTCACCACCCACGATCAGGATAATGATGGGAACAAAAATAATTGTGCTGCGGGGTTGAATGGAGCATGGTGGTATGATAGCTGCTACAAAGCAAACCTGAATGGTGTATACAAATTGCCAACAGAGAGCAATAGCTTTCATGGCATCAACTGGGATGGAGGCCAGGGAATGAAATACTACTTCAAATATACGGAAATGAAGATGAGACCTGTTTAA
- the LOC142101289 gene encoding ficolin-2-like isoform X1, whose protein sequence is MRSLALTLLWLLLVTTLSNADISSPDVKILGVNDTSKVAVLSGHPGISGSPGEKGDTGTPGEKGQLGDPGELGKVGPSGQKGDQGPKGEPGNQGPLGTKGDTGRGIEGEKGDEGTPCSTDSYDHNCLFSIPPIQEIQMEHMKIRAARNCKELRDHGEVFSDWYTIYPVGRTPMTVLCDMHTDGGGWIVFQRRWDGSVDFFRDWKSYKTGFGSLMTEFWLGNDNLHILTSSGTWELRIDLQDFNNTKEFAKYSSFKVLGESEKYKLLLGNFIAGNAGDAMANHRDKLFTTHDQDNDGNKNNCAAGLNGAWWYDSCYKANLNGVYKLPTESNSFHGINWDGGQGMKYYFKYTEMKMRPV, encoded by the exons ATGAGGTCTCTGGCACTCACATTACTCTGGCTGCTTCTGGTGACCACTCTCAGTAATGCTGATATCTCGTCTCCAG ACGTGAAAATTCTGGGAGTGAATGATACAAGTAAGGTTGCCGTCCTGTCGGGACATCCCGGTATTTCCGGGTCTCCGGGAGAAAAAGGAGACACTGGAACACCAGGAGAAAAGG GTCAACTGGGAGACCCAGGGGAGCTGGGAAAAGTGGGACCATCTGGACAAAAAG gaGATCAGGGACCTAAAGGAGAACCTgggaaccaaggaccacttgggACAAAAG GTGACACGGGCCGTGGTATAGAAGGAGAGAAAG GGGATGAAGGAACGCCCTGCTCCACAGATTCTTATG ATCATAATTGCCTGTTTTCCATACCTCCAATCCAGGAGATACAGATGGAACATATGAAAATAAGAG CTGCCAGGAACTGTAAAGAGCTGCGGGATCATGGAGAAGTTTTCAGTGACTGGTACACAATATATCCAGTTGGCAGGACCCCCATGACGGTGCTGTGTGATATGCACACTGACGGAGGAGGCTGGATA GTTTTTCAGAGACGTTGGGACGGTTCAGTTGATTTCTTCCGTGACTGGAAGTCCTACAAGACTGGGTTTGGCAGCCTCATGACGGAGTTCTGGCTGGGGAATGACAATCTTCACATCTTAACGTCATCAG GCACTTGGGAACTGCGGATCGATCTACAGGACTTTAACAACACAAAAGAATTTGCCAAATACTCATCATTCAAAGTCTTGGGGGAATCTGAGAAATATAAGTTATTACTTGGAAACTTTATAGCAGGAAATGCAG GGGACGCCATGGCCAATCACAGAGACAAATTATTCACCACCCACGATCAGGATAATGATGGGAACAAAAATAATTGTGCTGCGGGGTTGAATGGAGCATGGTGGTATGATAGCTGCTACAAAGCAAACCTGAATGGTGTATACAAATTGCCAACAGAGAGCAATAGCTTTCATGGCATCAACTGGGATGGAGGCCAGGGAATGAAATACTACTTCAAATATACGGAAATGAAGATGAGACCTGTTTAA